The genomic DNA TTAATGGATTGGTTGATTGATTAATTAATCgatcattattattatgtggGGCGGAACCATACTGGAATCCAGGATAAGGGATGGGGAGAGGGAACAGGGAGAGAAAGGGCATTAGGGGAGGGAAGGATATAGACCGGGCGGTAGATGATAATACAGGGTAGGGTGACGGATGACAGGGGTATGGGAATTATAGTTCAGGATTACACAGTCATAATGTATGTAGATATGTTTAAATTGCAGTCATACATGTTTCTATTTATGACTCTTGTATTCTGTTAAGGTTATGCTGTCATGTAATTTGTTGTGTTTTTCCAGCTGCAAAacctaataaaaaaatatttggggggggggggagatcaGCTAAAATGATCAGCTAAAAAGATCAGTTAAAAAGCAGAGATTCCTCGAGGCAGACTGCCTCAGCAAAGTTAAACTGATCTATTGCACAATTTTGCTAAACTAGTGATGTCTGGGTAATAATGAAAAGATTGGGAATCATTTACAAATTGGAATTATAATGTGTGCGACTTCATACGAATAAGAAAAAGAGTGCCAAATTGCTTCTTGATTGCAATGTTTTATTCCCAACCTGTTATGCAGGTTATACCCATCAAAGCCAAATGAATGAATTACAAACAATTCCTCCCTACACCAGTCAAAGCCAAACGAATGGACCACAACACATGAAAACCTCTAATTCCTCCCAAACCAAACAAAGTCAACCTTGCTTTGTGAAGAATATTCAACAAAATGTTGTTGACAGACTTTCAAAATGTAAGGAGGTAATTAGGCACCAGAAATGACATGTCAAGTGCTGGAAGGTTCTGGAATGAAAGACGCTGAGAGAAGTGTGACTGGAATTATTTATACATGCTGAAAGGAGGAGGACTGGAATGAACCAATGTTACAGTGAATATGCGTCACCTCTTCACCGGCTAATTACAGAAATACAGTTAACAGTTAACATCATGTGACAGTTATCATGTGCATGTCAGAAAGTGTCCCCGTGGTGTCTCTGTCTCTATGCAGTGTTTGTGCACCAGTACACCATTCAGCATTTTGGCATTGGGAAATTGTCCCTACATATATGACATGCACAATGTTTGTATACTGGCACACTGTCTCTGCGTATTTGACTCACGTCGTGTTTGGACACTGGAACACTGTCTCCGCGTATTTGACTCACGCAGTGTTTGGACACTGGAACACTGTCTCTGCGTATTTGACTCACGCAGTGTTTGGACACTGGAACACTGTCTGCGTATTTGACTCACGCCGTGTTTGGACACTGGAACACTGTCTCTGCGTATTTGACTCACGCAGTGTTTGGACACTGGAACACTGTCTCTGCGTATTTGACTCACATAGTGTTTGATGACTGGAGTACTGTCTCCGCGTATATGACTCACATAGTGTTTGAGCTCCTATGCACGGAGCAGACGAGGAAGGAACACAGCCTGGGGCGAGTGGCCTTACCGAAGCAGCACTGGTGGGATGCGTGTTTGTTGTCTGGCGAGGTAATTCACATGTAAAGCAGCTCAACAGTCAAACTATAATATTGTGATTTTAACATGCTATTTGGTATCATCTTATGAGTGTGAAGAAGGTGTAAATGAGTTAGTGGATGAGGTATCATCCTGTGATGTCTGCCTCCGTTTGCTGAGGAGCGACTCCTAATTTCGACTCCACTTCCTGCAGACACTCGTGAGCTCAAACGAAGCCACAGAAAGCCCTGCAGTTCTCACAGCGCGAGTTTCAAAGAAAACCCCCCCACAGCACACTGTGTGAGATACAATCTGCCAATTTAACACAGACAAAGCTCTGTTAATGTACTGCATAGCAGTTTAAAATGCTCAGAGGGCATGGACTGCTTTGGTCCATTAACAACTGGGTAAAGACCTGTCCAGTACTATAAATGTTTAACACTTAAAAAGAAGGGAAATGCATTGAGTTTATTGAACTGTAATGGAAGTCAAATAAAACATCTCAAATGTGTTCAGTACCTTGTGTATACAGTGTCCAGCACAGACAAACTCATTTGATTTGCCTGTTTGCAGTAGTATCCCCAATGAATGTTTTTGCCATCCAATTTGCATTCCACTAATTTCATGGTTTGATTAAATATGTTCTTCAGATTTTGGATTGCTTAGTATTATATCACCTGCTTGAATTGTAAACGAATGCTGCATGCAGATATTATGCTTTTATGAGGATCACAGATGGCCTCCGTGAACGAGCACAAGCAAACGTTATGGGAACATGGGTTCCACTGGGTTCCTCTTTTTCATGCATGAGAGAATAAACGTGTGCATGCTGCTTCACTCATGTTAACATGCTTGCAGATGCACAGGATCGGAGAGGAATCCAGCCTGTGCCTAGAGTGAATCACTCACCAGAGGGGGCGTCGTCACACTCCTCCAGGTTACACGGGCGCGTGTTCTCTGGCCAGGGCTCGTGATCACACTggacctgctcctcctcctgcgCGTCCTGCTCCGCCTTGGTGTTGACACACTTGACCAGCCGACGTTGCACCCCTCCCCCGCAGGACACGGAGCACTGCCAGGTGGAGCACAGGCGTGAGAACCGGGCCAGGACCCAGTTGGCAAAACTGCACCATGAAACTCACCGGCTTCTTTGGGAGTTTTCATGGAGAAAGCTCTAAGAATGATCTCCAAGCCCCGCAATAAATGTGATTCGGGTAATTGTCGTTGCAAAAGAAACACAGCGTCTTTGATGCGTCCTTTAAAGACTGTCCCTGAGGGGTATGGTGAACGCTTCGAATGAGGAAACGGGACACGTTTCCTTCAAGGACGGACTTGCGTTAACCAAAGCGCGGCTCTGGTTAAAAGCAAAGAATCCACGTGACGCTGTCGTGCAAGCCCATCCCAGCTGAAGTGCACATGCATTGAGTGTGCACCAGAAGTGGTACCCGTGCACAAAGGCACCCGAGGGGTACGCGGCACCCCTGACGTGGGGAAGGATTAAAGGCGGCTTTCCATTTCAAAGCCTGCCTGTGTCAAAGAGGTCACCGCACACCCTACGATGAGTCACTAGGCTGTCTGGACACCCCCCACCTtccccactccaccccaccGAGCTTGAAGTTCAGCTCAAAGCCCATATAGTTCAGGACCTTGACTGAAACAACCTCTCTTTTTACTTAGAGTCTCCCTCTGAATAAAGCTTGTTTTCATACTAAAACACAAGACTCTTGAGATGAAATTTCATataatgcaaaacaaaacaaagcaaaacaaagaaAGAGCCATAATATATAATTGCCATTCAAAAGCTGGCATGGACTCCTGTAGTATAAGAAGGCAGGTACAGGTGTGAAAAATGAACAAAGATAACTAGAGAAATGGAGAAAACATCCCCACGGCAAAATTCACTCTTTAAAAACTCTGGCCTTAGGCgtgaagggggtggggggggggcagcagtcCCTCTCACCTGCATTTAAGTGAGTTACTCTGGGCTGGATAGTCACAATGTCCTTAGTAACACCCTCTAAATGCTGAACTCCAAACAGGCGTAAACCATGTGACCGGCTGTGTGTGGGACGAACTCGTAAAGTGCACTATCGTGTTCTTGACTCAAGGGGCCTTGTCTTTTTCTCTTAATGTGAAAGGCTACACAACAGCAGCAGTTGCCTTCACATTAGCTAAAAGATTTATGGCCTCAGAGCTCATTAAGAGGTTGACGCAGCCCGGAGAGGGTGACCTTACTGGCAACTGCGTGATGATCTTCTGTCTCACAGTTCAGGATTCTCATGGGTATAGATCAGCAATAAAAGGACGCATTTTGCACACTGCAGACCACTGGTCTTTTTTGCTGAATTAGTAAAGGAAAAAAagaatgtttatttaaaaaatggttTATTTTTCCATAAATACTGGACAGTGATAATCTGTCCTACTGATTATCTTATATCATGAGTGACAAACTCATTCTCCTtcaacattttatttttcagGATAAGCGTGCTGGAAAAATTCCACACAAACAGACTCTTACCTGGCCCCAGGATCCGGTCACCCACTGGGTGCAGGGCTGCGTGTTGCAGGGCTGAATGTGGCTGGGTTTCTGCgtctcctcacacctcccctcctcagGGCAGGCCACCAACCTCTGCTGCTCCCCGCCTCCGCACAGCTCCGAGCACTGCGAGACGAAAACGAGACCGTGGCAGTGGTGCAGCACCTGGTGGGAAGCAGAGCTCGAGTGCGAGACACAAGTGTGAGCTTCACACTCACCTGTCCCCAAGAGGAGGCGAACCACTCCAGGCAGGACTGGGTGTTGCACTGCACGCGCCCAGCTGGCCTGAGGGCGGAGGCCTGGCAGTGGAAGGGTCGTAGCGGCCGCTGGTCACGCACGTCGTAGCACTGCGTCTCACGCAGcttcacccctcccccacagttCTTTGTGCACTATGAACGGACGACAACACACTCGTACGGTGGCCCACGTCTCTGGCTCTCTCTAGATTTCTTGAAAGTGGGTAGCGATAGCGCGACGGCATTGACCTCACACCAAGACTAGCGATGATTAGCGTTAGCGGCCGAGCGCTACACCTGCCCTTACCTTACTCCACTGGCCGGACCTCCAGGCGGCACAGGGCCGCAGGTAGCAGCGGCGTGCCGGCACTGGCCTCTTCGCCACATCACAGTCGGAGTCGTTTCCTGTGCTACAGCGCACTGGCCTCCACACGGCCCCCAGCCCACAGCTGGTGGAACACTGCAACAAAAGAGCTTCAGGGAGCTGAACTGGGGCTCACGCAGCCGCCCGGTTCCCAGCACAGACTATTTACTAAAGATTTAAAGGGTGATAAAGATGCTCTGTGATACCATGAACAGGTTAGAATAATATGAATATTATCTTACTTTGCCTGATTTCAGTAAGATAAATAAAGGGGGATGGTATATTATCTTGGCAGAGTTTTCTTACATTTCTTAGACATTTTCCTTACATTTCTGGATTTATCTTTAACTCAGGGAAATAATCAGTGACATTTTAGCTCCATTATGTTCTGCTGTTGCTTCTAAAGGGAGGGACTCACCGAGCTCCAGCTGCCTGGGCTCCAGAGGGCTGTCATGGGtgaagggagaggggagggtgtgtgtggctcaACCAGCGCTGGTCTGTGACTGCTACGACCCTGGGGTGGAGCCACTGTAAGAGGAGGGGAAGAAGGCAAGCCATCCAGCGTCAGCGATGGAGGGATCATGATCTCGTTGTAGTCGATCTCTGTCCAGGAGGGTAAAGGCGTGGTGCCCCAACGTGCCCCAATGGACTGGTGGCCCCCGGGCAACTGGGTCGCGGCTGGGGCGACGGCGTTGGGAGGCAGGCTTTCATCATCTGGCTCGATGGCTGGAAGCTGTGTTGAAATCCAGGGAGGAGGCAGAGAACTGCCAGGCACATCTGCATGAGGTAGGGGCTCCGTTCCAGCAGCTGAAGTCATCTTATGTCTGTTTTCTGGCAGATTAGGGGTCTCCTGAGAGAAGTTATCTGAGGTTATAGAGTTTACACCAGCCGCAACGTTAGCGCTCGGTTCAGTAACTGTGAACTTCCTGCTGCTATCCATCTGAGACACAAGGGGGGTGGGGCTCAGTGGTATCTCACGTGAAGCCGTGTTCCATTCGGAAAGGGGAGTGGTGGGAGTGGCAAACGTGTCCTCGTGTGCATCAAAGGGAAAGTCGGTGTGATCTGGCACGTCCCACTCGATCTCCCCTCCAGGTACGTCCTCACCaaaccccccctctccctctgttgCATCTACAACCACTCTGGCTTTGTCTCTCTGAGTTACAGGCATTTCAGTTGCAGTATCATCTGAACGTGTCACTCCATAATCGTCATTGTCCTTGGAAACATATGTGTGATCAGGAGGCTGAGGTGTCACGTGAATGTCTGGCGTGGTATCCTGTGGCGTGGTGCGAATGCCCTCAGATGGAACCTCGTCCGTCGGTAATGGACTCTCAACAGTGCTGAGATCCCGTGTTGCCTCTTTCCGTCTCTGAGATAATCTGGGGACGGGAGAACGTGGTCTGGTTGTCACGGGCAGGAAGTAGTCATCTATGAAAACCCCTTTGTCTTCTGACACGCCTTCCTCTGACTGGTCAGAACTGGAGCTTGGCGACATGGCATTGGACGACGAAGGGGAGGCAGTCGGTGGGTTAGCAGTGGTGCGTGTGGATGAGGTAGCCGTGTACGTATGGTCTCCTTGTCTGGAGGAGGTGGGTCTGGGCTTGTGCTCCTGTTCTACGTTAATCCCCGAGTAATCAGACACGCCGTTCTCCTCCTTCTCAAAATCATACAGCAGGTCCTCGTGAAACTTTATGAAGTTATAATCATAGTAAAAATCATCAACTGGAATGTTGTTTTCGATAGAGTTGTCAGATTCAATGTGATTGTGATGTGAGAAGTCTCCCTTGATGACGTTACTGAGCCCATCCCTCCCTCGGGGCTGTGTCCTGCTGGTCCCGGGGCCGAATTTCGGTAAGTGGTTGTTGTCGGGGATTGAATTGATCTCGTTGAAAATCTCCCTGCTCGAAGAGCCGCTTCCCGACCAGTCGTTGCCGAAGACGTCCCCGGTGGTGGGGCAGGCGTCCGTACCACACGGCATGCTGACGTCTGGCCTGGCTTGAGGATCGCAGTCCGCCCCGGTGTTCCAGCTGCACGTGACCTCACGTGTCTGCACGCCACCCGAGCAGGTAACAGAGCACTGTTGgacagatggggggggggggggggggggggggggtggtttgaggggggtggggtggttgtGGGGATGGGAGGGTCGTGTTAGAGCAACCAAGAACTCTTCACATCAAAGGAAACTGAAGTAGGATGGCTAGAGAAAGCTGTATTGCAAAATTTGTATGGGGAAAAAAGTGGTTTCTTGTTATAGCTCTCAGTGTTGAGCATGTATGTCTGGGATGTCTACAAAGTACCACACATTTTCAAACAGAAGCCTCTGAATAACAAAGTGATGCATTGTGACTAAATGAAAAAAGGGCCCTAGTGGCAGGACTGAGCTTCCGATCCTTGGAGATGTTCTCTGTTCACAGAACAGAGTTCTGAGCAGAACTGGATTAACGATGCATGATAAGGGGGAGTTCAGGTGCCaaatgtcagtgtcactgctgcaTGCTGAAATAAAGCGCACTTCCTACGGCTGGTCACGTTCAATTACAGATTCAAGTTGTTCTTAAATATGATATAAATGATAAAATCACACCGATGTTGTGAGAACCGTATTAGTGCCATAGAAAATATTCCAATGACTAATTTGGTTGAAGCTTATTctctataaatattaatattaaacattaatattACACAATGGCAATACACAtgcagcagtgacactgacatttGCACTAGCTAAGGCAGCATAATCTGAAAAACAGGCCCTTTTTTCTGGGCATTAGTCATGAGAAGCTTTTATTCTGGCTGCTTCTGGGGCCAGACGGAAGCTCACCTGTGACCAGCTGCCGGCGGTCCAGTCCGAGGGACAGGCTACGTGGGCGTTGCAGCGGGCAATCGGCTCTGGCCGGCGCAGGTGTTGGCATGCTGTGGGTTGCAGGGCTTGCTGTTCGTCCGGCCCCACACTCcggacacacaccacagtcctgCGGGTCAGGCCCGAGTCTCCACAGCTCACGGAACACTTCTGCCACTCCCCCGCCCACCACCTGTTGAGCAAGAAGCACACTGGATGAGTCCCTCTGGCCACACCGGGGCATGATGGAGCCACTGCGTAGTGGCCCGATATTAGGGCCAGAGTAGTTATGGTGTAGATGTTGTAACTGGATGTTTTGCTGCTTGGAGGGGAATGGGATAAAGGGTTTTGGGCCACCTGCTGTAAGTATTTTGGGGCACTGGTACAGCTGTTTTTGTGAGGTTTTGGGGTCCAAACGCAGCTGTTGCTGTTGGGGTTTGGGTGTACTCACTTGGCCGGGCACGGTCCCGCGCTACAGCCGACCCTCCTGTCGTCGGGGCGGGTGGCCGCGTCACAGTAGTGCTCCGCCACAACCCCAGACGTGCGCTCGATACAGCGCACAACCTGCCTCTTAACACCTGAAGCAGACAGGCAGGGGAGCGAGGGGACATCTGTTaaaaccacactaacacacacacacacacacacacacgttactaAGCACCAGCTGAGACTTCCTGAGTTAGGGGATCCATGTGGAATACACAAAACGTTGTGCAGATCCAGTGCTGTGTGGGATTAAAGCCCCAAGACAGCGTGTGCCATGGCAAACGTGTTATGCAGACTGCTGTGTCTGGGATGGCTGTTCTAATTAGTTTTTCTCACTACTGAATTAGATTCTCATTTTGCACAGCAATAGCTTACTGCAACTCAAGCACAAACATTCAAATAAGTCGCACACACATCGCAATTGCCTAAACATGTTCCATTTAGGTAGCACAATCCCCTAAAAGGAAGATCAGTTAATCCTTAATCCTTTGGTCTTGCTAAATGACCTGTGAATCTGTAGAACATGAGTTAGGATTAGCCCTATTGACAGCAGGCACCATATTGTCATGTGGCTGGCTGTAACATTTTATAGAGCACATAAGTGCAGTTATAATCAGCAGAGGCAAAATGGCTGTAATGGAGGCGTACGCTGAGAGGAGGGGATTGATGCGGAGGAACCAACTGATCGAACAGACCAGCAAATGAGCCTCTCACATTTGTTCCACACTCCCTTTCCTAAAGGCTGTCTGTCTGGTCAGCAAGGAGGAGAGCACCTCACCCCTCTGCCCCTGTTTGTccgtctgtctctttctctctctctctctcttgctcaacATGAAGCCCTTCCTAGCTCTGCCTGACAGGAGCAGCAAAGTTCTGAAATGCTGAAGGATCCAGGGGAGTTTCCAATAGAGTTTCCAGGGTCTTTGGCCATGGCAGGAGTTGAGACATATTTGCGCAACAGATGGTGCAGAAAGGTTCGTGTGACATTGTGTCAGACACTGGGGTAACTCTTAGCATGAATAAGACAGATAGATGTCAGTTAGCCAGAGAACTGGAGATCTCATAACCCATAATCATGATTCAAAGTCTCACAGCTGGAAGGTTATAATTTAAATGTGTACATATAGTTTCTCGACCCTGCATTAGTAAAAATGACACAGGGTAAGATCAGTGTTAGCTAATAGTTCTTAGCAATGGTTATGTTCTTACATGAAAATCCATTCATATATGACGTGCCACACCACAAGTAACGCTAACATACTAATTCATCTTTTGAGGTCCCCCTCTCTGAAACAAAGGCGGTCCAAAGCTGTGAAGAAGTGGATCTTATAGACAAATTTTCAAAAGCTGCAAAACTCTGGTCCACGTCACGAAAGCCAGCAGCATTTTACAGTCCAACTACTGCACAAGTGATCCTCCTCCTACATTAAAATACCACAATTTTCATTGCCATGTACTTCGTCCAACAGACTAAATTACTTTTGCAGTAGATAAACTGCAGTGGTCAAACATTTTCAGGGGCTCTTAATGGTTATTGAAATTTTAACAAAACCAACAGCACCAACTCAATCTGTAATTAACAAAAAACCAACCTATAAACAATGACACCACAATTTATGCTGCGATTTACTCTCTTAACCACAATGGCGTTTGCCATTCGACAAAATGCTGCATTAAAAGAAGCTCATAACTTTTAACTAACATTATGAACTTTTTTTGAAGACCCAAAGTTCCTTTCAGGATACTTTATAAAAAGTCTGCAGATTGCTGGAAAGATCCGAGTGAACAGGAAGCAGACGTCGTTTCCCTGAGGCTGCTCGAGATGTAGGCTTAGATAACGTAATGGTCGAGGGTTTTTGGGCTCCAGTAGTGGCAACACACTGCTTTACATAGTAACACTGTTGGCCCCGTCATGCCCCAGTCTGTTGAGCAAGATGAGTTATGGCGAGGAACACATCAAAGAGCGGTAGCCCAAAAACAAAACCACTGACCTTCAAGCTCCGACGACTAGACACACAGTAATAAAAATGCATAGCAGACATACAGGACTACGTTAGGCTGAATGTTTTGGCACACAGACCACTCTTAACATTGCATTTGTATTCATTACACTGATCATAATAAATGCATTCACAAGCATTCTGTCTGTCCAAATGAAATTCTGCTATCACTGTGGCTTTTATGATTTAGGTGGCCTGCCAGGCTCATTAAATAAAGAGGCGTTTAGAGTACTTGAGTCAAATTAAGAATGAATGGATATTAATCGCATCCAAATATAATTCTAACATATAAAGTGCAGCGTGCGCCCCATTTGGCTGAAGGAGCGTTTGTGCTTTCAGCTGATTACTCACGGTACAATTTGAAATGAGACAAACCGGTTGAAGATTTGAGAGTATACGAACACTGGTCTTCAACAGAAGTGCGTGACATTCAGGACACACTGCGAAAGAAGCCAAAGGAACTGAGAGGAAGGCACAATTCAAGCCTAGAGGTTTCTCGCCTTGAAACAAACAAGAATGGAATGAAACACTACTGTAGTCGTCTATTTCACAAGAACATGTGTCTATAATGTAGTAAGTTAATCCATCAGGAGAAACTGGAGGAAAGATAataaattttacatttttacaatgAGGTGGAGATAATTTTTGGAGACCATACCTAGTGAAGAATGCCTGATTTATTTAGTAGGACATAGTCTACTGTATTATAAAAgaggaaaatgaaaaaaaaaatttcatgcAGAGCTTTAACTACAATATTTAAATCTTTCATATTTTCAAGTCCTGCTACCAAAGTACCTTTTCTTTCCTTTGGTTCTCTCTTCTAAAAGTGGTCCATAATGGAGTCAAATTACAATGACCTCTAAGAACACAATCATGGATGCTGTTTAAGAAAGGAAGGAAGACTAGACATCTCACCAGTTAAGCTGTCTTAATTTTCTTCTGTGCAGTTCTTGGAACCTGATTATTATGCAAAATATTACTGGCCCTTTGCGACCACAGTTGAAGGCAATTTAACTTTTTTGTTAAACAAAAACTTagtgttttaacaaaaactaaaaagtttgatcacattagtcccgtactatcgtcattacactggctgccaattagagtccgtattgactataaaatacttttattaacatataaaacgctgcatggcttagctccagactatcttagtgaacttattgaacaatataacccagcgcgttcacttcgctcgcaggacgcaggattattaactgttcctaggatcaaaaagatcacagcaggtggaagagccttttcttttaaagctccacaactgtggaataatcttcctgcctctattcgggactcagacacagtctcaatgtttaaaactcgattaaagactcatctgtttagtttggcctttgcttaatctgttacatatttactacatctcgtatcttttctccgaggttcacctggctGGAGaataacattgcagtcggagcctacaataccagcatcgctgctccgacacggaatgaaagcctggcgttcatcaacagacatttacagtgacaatatcaaaacccagaactttcatttttacctttacttagtctgattgtgtgtgacttgtgtatttgtctgtattttgtgtgttaacgggccgcccaatggaggatgggttcccttttgagtcttggttctcccgaggtttcttcctaatccccaccatcatagggagtttttcctcgccactgtcgcctttggcttgctcattagggttctggacccatagtattgttaaccttttaaatcctgtaaagcgctttgtgacaacatgtgttgtgaaaagcgctatacaaataaactttgattgattgattgattgatttaactTTAAACCTGCTAGAATCATTGAGATGGCGGAAACTACTATAATTAGTCAGGATTCACAATTTAagattcatttttatttgatgGAATCTGCTTTAATAAGAGTTGAAGATCTATACAAGCTCTTCCTGCCTTGTTTAAGTGTATTCGATATGCATGTCAGTGCATTTATACACCACGTCCTCGTCACTCAATCTCCATTTCCTGTTAATCACTCAACACATCTCATATCTTCTGGCACGTCAAACCTTTTCCATTATTTGCTTGTCTTTTCTGAGAATGACATTAAATGTCATATTGAAAGAGGCATTCGTTTGCAACACCCTGAACTCATCCAGTAGGGCATATCTACCAGGAATACACAGCACAGAAACAGAAAAAGGACTGCACCCAATTCCTATCTGTTATAAAAGAAGAAATCAGACCTCAAAAGCAAAAACGAATCACTTGAGATTCTCTTGGTCACCAAGCCAAAACTCTAAGCTGGTTTGAAGCTTACTTGTATTTACCTAAACAGGCAGATTACTAATAAATTCATATGAGTCACTATGTTGAAAGGATTCATCATTAGCAATAACTTTAATGTTTGACTTATTGCCATAAAATATTCAGTAAGTCTAACGGTAATTCATAAGAAATTTACATTAATCTGTAAGTATACAAAAAGCACAGGAACTACAATTCAGCAAGAATCAAATTACTGCACCATTTTATCGTTCACATGGAGAGGCTGAACTAAACCCATGGACGAACATTCTGCAGCAGATATGGGACCAATATGAAATATACGGGACTACAAATTAaaagcaacaacaaaagtgTTTTTTAGAAATAAGCTGCTTGGTCTGCTCAGTTAATAAACCAGATGGTTTTCTCATTTTAATACCTTGAGAAACAGCTTTTCTTCATTTGTTTGTCTGTGAATTACCATCgtttatagatagatagaaagatagatagatctttattgatccctttggGAGGTTTCCCTCAGGGAAATTAAGATTCCAGCAGCATCATGACAGTAATAGAAGATAGAGATTAAAGAAATTAAGCtagtactaataataataaatactaaAAAACAATAAGATATAAAGAGCCAAAGAGGTATTGCACATAATTATTGCactgtttaaaatgttattgcacTGGTTATGTTATAATAAGCCTTTAAGTTATTGTACGTAGTCCGGttagtgtttttgttttgttttatccaGTATGATCTTCTGTTTATCAGCAAACCTCTACTGCTGTTAACAGAATGTGAGAACACTGGCACAACTATATTTAATTATACCCATTAAATACTGGGGTTTCCAGTAAATCCTAAAGGCCTTGCAGTCACAGCCCCCCTGCTGGGAGTCTGGGGGGTCCTACCTGTGCCACAGGAGACGCTGCACTCTGTCCAGGATCCATGTTCCCAGTGGaagtgggaggtggaggggccTGCAGGCGGCTCAGACAGGGTCTCCCTGTTGATGGTGAACTCGTACCGCACGCCAGGATTGGTCTCCTGGAAGAGAAGCTGGAGCAGACGGGCAGCAGGTTAAACAAACCAGcaagtaaaacacacacacacacgcgcacacacacacggacacacgtgcacacacccacgcgcatgcacacacacacacacacacacacacacacacacgcacgcacacac from Brachyhypopomus gauderio isolate BG-103 chromosome 12, BGAUD_0.2, whole genome shotgun sequence includes the following:
- the adamts7 gene encoding A disintegrin and metalloproteinase with thrombospondin motifs 7, with amino-acid sequence MMISLDRGLGVGSAFSILYVLLTAGLLEGAETNEFEQLAGVSPEGLGQYEVVYPQRVDSAGRFVSNLVPHRVSRVRRGHAEEGGGASSSRVFYSLRYGARDLLLNLTLNPHLLSSGFLVERRSGGLPSALHAHPHSLCHFLGEVRSGSAVAGRAAVSTCSGLTGLFRLSDEDFFIRPLQQTHVEAESQAHVIYKRYNSPLERALFNEDPSNGTCGTRESQGGVSHGERQRQRWERRQHRRRQRSISREKWVETLVVADPKMVEYHGRSGVETYVLAVMNIVAGLFRDASIGNAINIVVVRLILLEQDEEDLKITHHADNSLSSFCKWQKNINTKGDDHPVHHDVAVLLTRKDICGAANKPCETLGLSHVAGMCQPHRSCSISEDTGLPLAFTIAHELGHNFGIQHDGSGNNCEPVGKRPFVMSPQLLYGTSPPNWSHCSRQYITRFLDRGWGWCLDDSPGRNELSTPTMLPGVLYNAAHQCRLQYGSSSLPCDDVDNVCSTLWCTVDSTCHSKLDGAVDGTKCGEGKWCLNGECVEVERRPQMVDGGWAAWSEWSACSRTCDAGVQNAQRDCVSPAPRSGGKYCLGERRRYKICNREPCAPGLPTFRYAQCSRFNSVPYKGRIYKWVHVNNRINPCELHCRPVNEYFSEKMLDAVTDGTRCYEDSQSRDMCINGICKSIGCDYEIDSGAEEDRCGVCQGNGSTCETVQRTFEETEGLGYVDVGLIPQGARDIRIEEVAEAGNFLALRSNNPEKYFLNGGWTIQWNGEYKVAGTVFTYERTGHLENLTSPGPTMEPVWIQLLFQETNPGVRYEFTINRETLSEPPAGPSTSHFHWEHGSWTECSVSCGTGVKRQVVRCIERTSGVVAEHYCDAATRPDDRRVGCSAGPCPAKWWAGEWQKCSVSCGDSGLTRRTVVCVRSVGPDEQQALQPTACQHLRRPEPIARCNAHVACPSDWTAGSWSQCSVTCSGGVQTREVTCSWNTGADCDPQARPDVSMPCGTDACPTTGDVFGNDWSGSGSSSREIFNEINSIPDNNHLPKFGPGTSRTQPRGRDGLSNVIKGDFSHHNHIESDNSIENNIPVDDFYYDYNFIKFHEDLLYDFEKEENGVSDYSGINVEQEHKPRPTSSRQGDHTYTATSSTRTTANPPTASPSSSNAMSPSSSSDQSEEGVSEDKGVFIDDYFLPVTTRPRSPVPRLSQRRKEATRDLSTVESPLPTDEVPSEGIRTTPQDTTPDIHVTPQPPDHTYVSKDNDDYGVTRSDDTATEMPVTQRDKARVVVDATEGEGGFGEDVPGGEIEWDVPDHTDFPFDAHEDTFATPTTPLSEWNTASREIPLSPTPLVSQMDSSRKFTVTEPSANVAAGVNSITSDNFSQETPNLPENRHKMTSAAGTEPLPHADVPGSSLPPPWISTQLPAIEPDDESLPPNAVAPAATQLPGGHQSIGARWGTTPLPSWTEIDYNEIMIPPSLTLDGLPSSPPLTVAPPQGRSSHRPALVEPHTPSPLPSPMTALWSPGSWSSCSTSCGLGAVWRPVRCSTGNDSDCDVAKRPVPARRCYLRPCAAWRSGQWSKCTKNCGGGVKLRETQCYDVRDQRPLRPFHCQASALRPAGRVQCNTQSCLEWFASSWGQCSELCGGGEQQRLVACPEEGRCEETQKPSHIQPCNTQPCTQWVTGSWGQCSVSCGGGVQRRLVKCVNTKAEQDAQEEEQVQCDHEPWPENTRPCNLEECDDAPSGQLCLRDRVAFRLCQTLQLLGRCYQATVQAQCCKTCEQRNRGNDRATRR